From the genome of Penaeus chinensis breed Huanghai No. 1 chromosome 8, ASM1920278v2, whole genome shotgun sequence, one region includes:
- the LOC125027998 gene encoding trypsin-like, whose amino-acid sequence MNPYGPLLSPLAPQQTIQNPLLLPSFLVSIRPTRTGNSPVMLTENLRASVEANREAISELKSIVTKLLDCHSGDFKRSKGCNLGNDHDDDLYAFRAPPVEIVAPPPGPPGSMHLAAAPGEFPWLVSLQVTNFEKVFVHLCGGTLIAPAWVLTAAHCLDSERVQELVVVLGEHDMDKEEGTEQKVTVKDVIKHPNYTHWNRPMDNDIALIHLSEAVKLREGVSVAELPSSIFEISTGLCREGGWGATDEGTPGSNVVKISEVPLLEKEQCKGAYNASLGENVICAGKKGIGACVGDNGGPLMCHTPEGEVISGIMSWREGCALPGKPAVYMDVSKYIPWINSVMRA is encoded by the exons ATGAATCCTTACGGGCCTTTGCTGAGTCCTCTGGCGCCTCAGCAAACCATCCAGAACCCGCTCCTGCTGCCGAGCTTCCTGGTGTCCATCAGGCCGACTCGAACTGGAAATTCTCCTGTAATGCTCACGGAAAACCTGCGCGCGTCGGTGGAAGCCAACCGAGAGGCCATTAGCGAGCTGAAAAGCATCGTCACGAAGCTGTTGGACTGCCATTCAGGTGACTTTAAAAGATCAAAAG GTTGCAATCTCGGAAACGACCATGACGATGACCTGTACGCATTTCGGGCTCCTCCTGTAG AAATTGTTGCTCCTCCACCTGGACCTCCCGGATCAATGCATCTCGCCGCCGCCCCTG GAGAATTCCCATGGTTAGTAAGCCTGCAGGTCACAAACTTTGAAAAAGTTTTCGTGCATCTCTGTGGCGGGACCCTCATTGCTCCAGCCTGGGTGCTTACCGCTGCACATTGTCTAGACAGCGAGAGAGTTCAGGAACTTGTG GTGGTGTTGGGAGAGCACGATATGGACAAGGAAGAAGGCACCGAGCAGAAGGTCACTGTTAAGGACGTCATTAAACATCCAAATTACACCCA TTGGAACCGACCTATGGACAATGACATCGCCCTGATACACCTGTCGGAGGCGGTGAAGCTGCGGGAGGGCGTGTCCGTCGCTGagctcccttcctccatcttcgaAATCTCGACCG GTCTCTGTCGCGAAGGAGGCTGGGGCGCTACCGACGAGGGCACCCCAGGCAGTAATGTGGTCAAAATCAGCGAAGTTCCCTTGCTGGAGAAGGAGCAGTGCAAGGGAGCCTACAACGCCAGCTTGGGGGAGAACGTGATCTGTGCTGGGAAGAAGGGCATCGGGGCATGTGTG GGCGATAACGGAGGACCCCTGATGTGCCATACTCCAGAGGGAGAGGTGATATCAGGAATCATGTCTTGGCGTGAGGGTTGTGCACTGCCCGGAAAGCCTGCAGTTTACATGGACGTTTCCAAATACATCCCATGGATCAACAGCGTCATGAGAGCATAG